TCTTGACCACAGCAGGATACCACAGATGGCAACCAACCCCCTAGAGAGAAAAGCCAATGCCAGTCTAATATTTTTGAACGGACCATTTGGAGAGACTCCAAACAGTAAGTTGAACTCCCAGAGGGAACGTGGGATGGGCAGGGTTTTTGCAAAGGCCCCTGCAAAGTGCATAGGAAGCAAACAAGTTGCAGTGCGAGTTCCTGTATGTGACTTCAAACTGGTTTATGCCCAGTGCCCTTTCCAGCCACAGGCTGTCTGCTCAGCTCACCATCCAGGTGCAGCATTGAGCGTTTGTACACCAAGCTACTTCACAAACAGGAGTAGATTGCATTTCACCTAAAAGTCATCAAACTGTCTAACTGGTGAGAAGTTTGTGGTCAGCAGTATGAGCAGGTGACCTTAAAAGGTAGGTCTTTGCAGTCTTTCTGGTTTGCCAGGCTGTGACTGAGACagtttattatttgctttttgatATCCTGAGCTGCTGGCTGCTAGGCTGTTACATCCACGTAGGAATGTCAACAAGAACTTGTTTCTCACATGGAGCTTCACTAGTCTCACAGCCAGGACATTGTGTTAGACAGATACCACCCTGTTCTAGCATAACCATTTTTATGCagcaaaataactttgtttAAATCTACCTTCATGCTTGAGTGAATAGGTTGTTCAATAATAGGAAATCTATCACCTCTGTAAACTTGGAGAACATATTAATCAGCTATTAATACTGCAATCCAGAGTTCTTTCTTTCACCAtacaaataacatttaatttacATAGCCTAGGCCCTGCTGAGCAAGGAGTGATGTGAATGGCATCATAATTTCAAGGTTATAATAAAAGTGCAGTGCAGATCTTTGTAGAAACATTGCTTGATCATTCAGCAAGATGATGCAACCATGAGGACTATATGCATGCTCTGTGGGATCAAAGTGCAGggtgtttaattaaaaaaattgttctcaGTTTGAGAGACTTCTCAGGGTTAGTCTTCATGATTGCATTGGAGAATCTATTCTAGTGTGGGTTAAGTGGCTTTATAGTGAGTATCTTCATCTCATACCACAGTTTATCTTCTCAGACAAACCTCCAACCTATGTATAAATACACTCAGATGGGAGTGGCTGTTAACAAGTGCTTTTTAAGTTGACAATATCTCACTATTTGACAAGCTTGCATTAAGGGGAAAAGGAATTGTCAACAGCTTGAAGTAACATGTTTTGCTTTGACTTCAGTGATTTCTGAAGATCAACTTCTATTTCAGCTGTACCTCTGTATATTAGATATACTGTTCACTTAAATTTATTGTTAGAAAAGTGAAGTGCACAAAATGCAATTAAGGTACTAAGCCATTAGTTCCAGCCCAATTTTACCTGTTCAGTTAAAGCTGTAAGTTACTGACCGAAACCCACAGAAATGTTTGTGTACAGAGTGGTGGTGCACATGGACACAACTTAAAGAGCTCTCTGTTTATACACAGAAAATGCATAGTCCTAATTAAACAGCAGAATTATTTGTTACAGTGAAGCAGTAGCCCCTAAAATGAAATGAGCCTCATGTTCATATATATTTTCCAACCCAGGGCATGCTAACTATGTCCTGTTCCTTTTAAGTTCACGTAGTAACCAACTTAAGTTCTATATGAATTTCCTGTTGAGTTGAGGACTACCGTGTGCACATGCTCATGTGTTTAAGACCACTGAAGCAGCATCAGCCATCTGCTGAATCATCAGCTCCATCCTCTCCCTTTCGAGTCAGTTGCCAGAAATTATACCACGTTCCTTCCAGACCTGCAATACTTCCCACACAGAAGTTGTTATAGGGGCACTTTTCATCCAGGACAAAGAGTTAACAAAAAGCTTACAGTCAGTCTTGAGTTTAGCTCCCACCCACATTTCCTACCTTGTTCTCTTCTATGAAAGGGCTcctgaaggaaaggaaacttACTCACCTGAATCTTCAGGTTGCTCAAGACAACCAGAAAGCAAAGCTAATATCTGCAGCCTCTGAAGCTGAACTTCCAGTCTATCACCAAAATCCATTCTATTTCACATACTCAGACTGCTCCACCATGCAAAGCAGGGAAGAATTAACAGAGGCAATTAGATGAGCGATGTGCTTTTGAAGTAAGTGTTCCAAACCCAAGTGCTAATTTATGCACCTCCAGAACGCCTACAAAACTATGCTCTTCAGACCAAGTTCACTCTAGGGCAGTGACTTAGGCAAGCCAGAGCTAGGTTCCTCATTATGGGAGGAAGAGCTTGCTCAAGTGGCATCATGTATTAGTAACCAACAATAGGAAAAGCAGGCAAGCAGagcagctttctgctgctgtcatATAAAAAATATGAACTGGTTGAAGCTGGAAGTATTCTACgattttacttaaaataaatttgtgttGAAAAGCCtagtcttgaaaaaaaaatagcagttgaAGTTAAGTAGTTGCTAACAGTACTGTTGTATTGTTCCTAGGTAGGCAGAATAGGACACCTAACTCTGTTTCAGAAAGAATCCTAATCCCATCACAGCAgtccaggtttttttaaagcctgctCCCACCCTGACAAAGTAATTCATTAAGCCCAGACAGTCCTGTCTGACCTTTGCTCTCCTCTCAGCAGGATGATCTGACTAAAAGGGACCTACCTGCCAAGTCTTCTTTTGAGCTGGAGTAGAGAATGAAGTACTTTGGGGTTAAACCTTTGTTATTCCACAGTGTGCCAGCCACTTTTCAGGAATTCTTTAGCACTTTCAGCTCTAGTAACTCACTAATAtcaaagttattaaaatgaGTCAGTTCACTGGTCAAGTTGTAACCAACTGTCAGTCTGAAAGTGTTTATTGTTTACTTACTACATTACATAAGTTAAAACACTTAAGTTCCTGTTACAGTGGAGGTAACCACACTTGCTATTATGCTCCAAAAGCCCCAAGCAGTCAGTACAAAGATGCATCCCATAACCCCGCTCAAAGCGACACAAACTAAAGTCCAGGGCCCAGATTTACCCAGCCAGGCAGCTGCTTGGAATGCTGCTCCTGCCTTCTCAGCCTACCTTGCACATCTTCAGAACACGTTTGAAGCTGATTTTTCAGGCTGCCAAATGATTTCGTTAAGGGAGTGGCAGAGATCTGCTGCTCACGCAGCCGAACCAGGTTTGATACAGGATTTACAGAGCTCGGCACTTGAGAAGGTCTCCTGAAGAAAGGGTGAAGTTTAGGGGCTCTCTGATGAATGTAAGCGGGTTTGCCATTCGATAAGCAGCTTCCAAAACCCCATCAATGGTATCCCCACCACTGATGAACAATTTGATCTTCATGTTCGGTCACTAGGGTCCTATTACCGCATTCTTCCCAACGCGTGACCTTCCCGTTCTCCACCAAGATAAACTTCCACTCTACTTTGGTGTCTACTGGCAGTATAATGGACTCAGACCAGAAGCCATCCTTGTCGTACTTGAGGGGAACGTAGCTGTGCCACTGGCCAAGAGACTCGTGGTCACCAGTAACACCTATCAGCTGAGCATCAGAGTGTGTGACGTAATGTACGCGGAACGTCACATGGATGTTCTGAAACATGGGGGGCACAGCTGCAACTCGCTTGGCTTTCGGGTCCCCATCAGGGCAGTCTCCTTGTTCCCATTCCTTGCTGTCAGGGTCTTCCACGCTGCCATTCTTGCCAGCATCCCCCCAGGCCAGGTGCTCAGAAACAACTTCCCACTCTTCGTGGTCCCAGTCCCTGCTTTCAGCTGGCTGCTCCTCACTTCTGGCCTTACTAACATCCTCGGAGGCTCCCGCCAGGTTCATCACACACCATCCATCACTCGCCTCTCCCATCTGGGGTCTCACATCTGCCTGGCTGCCGTGCGGATCGGCTGGATGCTCCCTGGAGCCGGTGGTACCCTGCTTCGGGAGCAGCTGCTCCATCTCCAGAGGTTCGCCTGAAACTCCACCGCTTTCAACATGGTTAAGCTCTTCCCTTGGCACAGCCACCACATCCTCTCCTGGCTGCCGAGGGCTGGTCAGGGCAGCAGCCTTGGCCTCCAGCAGCACTCGCTCACCGCTCGCCAGGAGATCCTCTGACAGCGACATGGAATGGAAACAGGAACGGTTTGAGCAACGCAGTGAAGCTCCGCAGCAGCAAACCCCCGTCCCCGCCGGCAGGCCGGGGCAGCCCGACCCGCACCGCTCCCCGCACACCCCGCCCGGTACCTGTGGCCGCCGCCTCGCCCCTGGCCTGCGGGGGCCCCTCGCCTCCCCGCAC
The sequence above is drawn from the Nyctibius grandis isolate bNycGra1 chromosome 6, bNycGra1.pri, whole genome shotgun sequence genome and encodes:
- the STBD1 gene encoding starch-binding domain-containing protein 1; its protein translation is MARDRGPPVLRQPAAPAAALPAEARGWGWLGAGLWPALVVGLLAALVAWLWYGGRDGRGEEGGEAAAPVRGGEGPPQARGEAAATEDLLASGERVLLEAKAAALTSPRQPGEDVVAVPREELNHVESGGVSGEPLEMEQLLPKQGTTGSREHPADPHGSQADVRPQMGEASDGWCVMNLAGASEDVSKARSEEQPAESRDWDHEEWEVVSEHLAWGDAGKNGSVEDPDSKEWEQGDCPDGDPKAKRVAAVPPMFQNIHVTFRVHYVTHSDAQLIGVTGDHESLGQWHSYVPLKYDKDGFWSESIILPVDTKVEWKFILVENGKVTRWEECGNRTLVTEHEDQIVHQWWGYH